A region from the Neurospora crassa OR74A linkage group V, whole genome shotgun sequence genome encodes:
- a CDS encoding chromate ion transporter, whose protein sequence is MTSTCCTFKRRGTKGAFRTIAMSPQPPVPNNFTGRARSLASRSWNVFRVNWHLGFTAFGGPPVHFRIFNVKFVQKTKWIDEQVYQELFSVSQALSGPGSTKMLYCINLIQDGFLAAVFSFLLWSLPGAIGMYALAVGVSKIDETLPRPVYALLSGLNAGTVGVIALAAVELSEKAITDRLTRILVFLGATAGMLYNALWYFPVLMLASGIATLVHDLRWMHQPISAIVGFGTDLKGKLIRAWPFGKWPGSASDAGNDNNAAVQGRRNSADDEESIEMSSVAKATATASSSSGARPRAGQQSQLSDLPVTEQEASTSSSTGENEPRTISTEFRLDFSWKIGTAIVACFFATFVAVMVTRGVFPNPPGLPLLYHLFVNMYLAGTIIFGGGPVVIPLLREYVVAEGWVNPRDFLIGLALIQAFPGPNFNFAVFLGALTAIGSGNNPVAGAVLAWVGIFSPGLILVHGTMGIWSAVRSKRWVKAVLRGVNASAVGLIYTAVYRIWCVGYIDEGFQYGKSLGADPWWVVVTATSYVGGRWFNLKAPVAIILGAIMGLIRYGVVSA, encoded by the exons ATGACCTCTACTTGCTGTACATTCAAACGGCGAGGGACGAAAGGGGCATTTCGTACGATAGCAATGTCACCTCAACCTCCAGTACCTAACAACTTTACCGGTCGCGCGAGATCATTGGCATCGCGAAGCTGGAATGTCTTCCGAGTCAACTGGCACTTGGGCTTCACGGCTTTTGGTGGGCCACCGGTCCACTTTAGGATA TTTAATGTCAAATTCGTGCAAAAGACCAAATGGATCGATGAGCAGGTGTACCAAGAGCTCTTCAGCGTCTCGCAGGCCCTCAGCGGACCAGGCAGCACCAAGATGTTGTACTGTATCAACTTGATACAAGACGGATTCCTTGCTGCCGTGTTCAGCTTCCTGCTGTGGAG TTTACCGGGTGCCATAGGCATGTACGCGCTCGCTGTCGGCGTGTCAAAGATTGACGAAACCCTTCCGAGACCGGTATATGCTCTACTATCGGGCCTTAACGCCGGTACTGTCGGCGTCATTGCTCTTGCTGCCGTCGAACTATCCGAAAAGGCCATTACGGATCGGCTAACGAGAATCCTGGTCTTCCTCGGCGCTACTGCCGGCATGCTGTACAATGCCCTCTGGTACTTCCCGGTCTTGATGCTAGCATCTGGTATCGCGACACTTGTACATGACTTGAGATGGATGCACCAACCGATTTCGGCCATCGTTGGTTTTGGTACGGATCTGAAGGGCAAGCTCATCAGGGCATGGCCTTTTGGAAAGTGGCCCGGATCAGCTTCAGATGCGGGTAACGATAACAATGCCGCGGTGCAAGGGCGAAGGAACAGTGCAGATGACGAAGAAAGCATCGAAATGTCGAGTGTGGCAAAGGCAACAGCGACGGCGTCAAGCAGCTCCGGTGCCCGACCGAGAGCTGGACAACAGTCGCAGCTGTCCGACCTTCCAGTTACCGAACAAGAAGCATCCACGTCGTCCTCCACAGGCGAAAACGAACCACGCACTATTTCAACTGAGTTTCGACTCGACTTTTCCTGGAAAATCGGAACGGCCATCGTCGCTTGCTTCTTCGCCACCTTTGTTGCCGTCATGGTCACTCGCGGCGTCTTCCCGAATCCGCCTGGACTTCCCCTCTTGTACCACTTGTTTGTCAACATGTATCTTGCCGGCACAATTATCTTTGGCGGCGGCCCTGTCGTTATTCCTCTGTTGCGGGAATACGTGGTTGCCGAGGGCTGGGTGAATCCCCGCGACTTTCTCATCGGACTTGCTCTGATCCAGGCCTTCCCAGGGCCCAACTTCAACTTTGCCGTGTTCCTGGGGGCCTTGACCGCCATCGGCAGCGGTAATAACCCGGTAGCAGGTGCGGTCCTCGCCTGGGTCGGCATTTTCAGCCCGGGCTTGATCTTGGTCCATGGTACAATGGGGATTTGGAGTGCGGTGAGGAGCAAAAGATGGGTAAAGGCTGTGCTCAGGGGCGTGAATGCTAGCGCAGTCGGGCTGATTTATACCGCCGTTTACCGGATTTGGTGTGTTGGCTACATCGATGAGGGCTTTCAGTATGGTAAGAGCTTGGGCGCTGACCCATGGTGGGTCGTGGTAACGGCGACGAGCTACGTCGGTGGGCGATGGTTCAACCTCAAGGCACCTGTAGCAATTATTCTTGGTGCAATCATGGGGTTGATCAGGTACGGCGTTGTGTCCGCTTGA
- a CDS encoding taurine catabolism dioxygenase TauD, which produces MAPGILVEEAQSTADASPSVFKHKNAYRNQDAPRDIFPDGIRTSGQHPPLYDVLKPYAEFPKEIAGPTVWKREDFVNNPERWVHPFTDEEVQELSDTADAFIASGTPLTGISQENFPLPKLGTVLTNLRDDLLNGKGFILFKRFPADVWGAEKNAVAYMGLGTYLGYFLSQNGRGHVLGHVKDVGDDPTQIHTVRIYRTTARQFFHADDGDIVGLLCVHRAQEGGESDIVSVHHVWNTLQQEHPDVAELLTKPIWYFDRKGEVSEGQQEWVRQPVVYLENGGKGRLYCKWDPYYVKSLTRFSDKGLIPALSEEQLRAMQILEETCQRLALHMILEVGDIQFLSNAHLLHARTAYKDFAPPAPRRHLLRLWLATPESEGGWALPMPDSDEKKRGGIQVNNTPPKAPLDAE; this is translated from the exons ATGGCTCCCGGAATTCTAGTCGAGGAAGCCCAGTCCACCGCGGATGCTTCTCCCTCCGTTTTCAAGCACAAGAACGCCTACCGCAACCAAGACGCCCCCCGCGACATCTTCCCCGACGGTATCCGTACATCGGGCCAGCACCCTCCCCTTTACGACGTCCTTAAGCCCTACGCGGAGTTCCCCAAGGAGATCGCCGGCCCGACCGTCTGGAAGCGTGAGGACTTTGTCAACAACCCCGAGCGCTGGGTCCACCCCTTCACCGATGAGGAAGTGCAAGAACTCTCCGACACCGCGGACGCCTTCATTGCCTCCGGCACTCCCCTCACGGGCATCTCACAGGAGAACTTCCCTCTCCCCAAGCTCGGCACCGTCCTCACCAACCTCCGCGATGACCTGCTCAACGGCAAGGGCTTCATTTTGTTCAAGCGGTTTCCCGCCGACGTCTGGGGTGCCGAGAAGAACGCCGTCGCCTACATGGGCTTGGGCACCTACCTGGGCTACTTCCTTTCGCAGAACGGACGCGGCCACGTCTTGGGCCACGTCAAGGACGTCGGCGACGACCCGACCCAGATCCACACGGTGCGCATCTACCGCACCACCGCGCGACAGTTCTTCCACgccgacgacggcgacatcGTCGGCCTCTTGTGCGTGCACCGTGCGCAGGAGGGCGGCGAGAGCGACATTGTCTCTGTCCATCATGTCTGGAACACGTTGCAGCAGGAGCATCCGGACGTGGCCGAGCTCCTCACCAAGCCCATCTGGTACTTTGACCGCAAGGGCGAGGTGTCGGAGGGCCAGCAGGAGTGGGTCCGTCAGCCGGTTGTGTATCTGGAGAATGGCGGCAAGGGAAGGCTTTACTGCAAGTGGGATCCTTACTATGTCAAGTCTCTGACTCGCTTCAGCGACAAGGGGTTGATTCCTGCGTTGAGCGAGGAACAGTTGAGGGCAATGCAGATTCTTGAGGAGACGTGCCAGAGGCTGGCACTGCATATGATTCTTGAGGTTGGCGATATCCAGTTCTTGAGCAACGCACATTTGCTGCATGCTCGTACGGCCTATAAGG ACTTCGCCCCTCCTGCTCCCCGTCGTCACCTCCTCCGTCTGTGGCTTGCCACTCCCGAGAGCGAGGGCGGCTGGGCTCTTCCCATGCCTGACAGcgacgagaagaagcgcgGTGGTATCCAGGTGAACAACACCCCTCCCAAGGCTCCTCTCGATGCCGAGTGA
- a CDS encoding taurine catabolism dioxygenase TauD, variant, with protein sequence MAPGILVEEAQSTADASPSVFKHKNAYRNQDAPRDIFPDGIRTSGQHPPLYDVLKPYAEFPKEIAGPTVWKREDFVNNPERWVHPFTDEEVQELSDTADAFIASGTPLTGISQENFPLPKLGTVLTNLRDDLLNGKGFILFKRFPADVWGAEKNAVAYMGLGTYLGYFLSQNGRGHVLGHVKDVGDDPTQIHTVRIYRTTARQFFHADDGDIVGLLCVHRAQEGGESDIVSVHHVWNTLQQEHPDVAELLTKPIWYFDRKGEVSEGQQEWVRQPVVYLENGGKGRLYCKWDPYYVKSLTRFSDKGLIPALSEEQLRAMQILEETCQRLALHMILEVGDIQFLSNAHLLHARTAYKGESSSSFLSFPVFTGGWL encoded by the coding sequence ATGGCTCCCGGAATTCTAGTCGAGGAAGCCCAGTCCACCGCGGATGCTTCTCCCTCCGTTTTCAAGCACAAGAACGCCTACCGCAACCAAGACGCCCCCCGCGACATCTTCCCCGACGGTATCCGTACATCGGGCCAGCACCCTCCCCTTTACGACGTCCTTAAGCCCTACGCGGAGTTCCCCAAGGAGATCGCCGGCCCGACCGTCTGGAAGCGTGAGGACTTTGTCAACAACCCCGAGCGCTGGGTCCACCCCTTCACCGATGAGGAAGTGCAAGAACTCTCCGACACCGCGGACGCCTTCATTGCCTCCGGCACTCCCCTCACGGGCATCTCACAGGAGAACTTCCCTCTCCCCAAGCTCGGCACCGTCCTCACCAACCTCCGCGATGACCTGCTCAACGGCAAGGGCTTCATTTTGTTCAAGCGGTTTCCCGCCGACGTCTGGGGTGCCGAGAAGAACGCCGTCGCCTACATGGGCTTGGGCACCTACCTGGGCTACTTCCTTTCGCAGAACGGACGCGGCCACGTCTTGGGCCACGTCAAGGACGTCGGCGACGACCCGACCCAGATCCACACGGTGCGCATCTACCGCACCACCGCGCGACAGTTCTTCCACgccgacgacggcgacatcGTCGGCCTCTTGTGCGTGCACCGTGCGCAGGAGGGCGGCGAGAGCGACATTGTCTCTGTCCATCATGTCTGGAACACGTTGCAGCAGGAGCATCCGGACGTGGCCGAGCTCCTCACCAAGCCCATCTGGTACTTTGACCGCAAGGGCGAGGTGTCGGAGGGCCAGCAGGAGTGGGTCCGTCAGCCGGTTGTGTATCTGGAGAATGGCGGCAAGGGAAGGCTTTACTGCAAGTGGGATCCTTACTATGTCAAGTCTCTGACTCGCTTCAGCGACAAGGGGTTGATTCCTGCGTTGAGCGAGGAACAGTTGAGGGCAATGCAGATTCTTGAGGAGACGTGCCAGAGGCTGGCACTGCATATGATTCTTGAGGTTGGCGATATCCAGTTCTTGAGCAACGCACATTTGCTGCATGCTCGTACGGCCTATAAGGGTgagtcttcctcttcgttccTGTCTTTCCCAGTTTTTACAGGTGGATGGCTCTGA
- the gh47-3 gene encoding glycosyl hydrolase family 47 protein → MPPLARRWGAALLIACVTCFMLFTSHRNLELARLNFSSSSSSSADAGPDSDWGSTPVSIRDRLQKPPQYPVTKMRQLPTGPPSRLPTVQTTFGPESDNDRKVRLERQAAVKDAFLRCWSSYRTKAWMSDELEPVNGGRKDTFGGWGATLVDSLDTLWIMGLKDQFYEAVAAAANISFETTSRAEINVFETNIRYLGGFLAAYDLSGDKRLLQKAKEVGEVLYLAFDTPNRMPQTRWNFHDASRGERQVAHDAVLLAEIGSFSLEFIRLSMLTGDPKWFDAVQNIMEALQKQQQKTRLPGMWPVVVDARRMDFGRHNHYTLGAMADSLYEYLPKTHALVGGLLPMYADMYNAAMDTAIRYNLFRPMVPDQKNILMAGMVLVGSENGKRVTQLRPEGQHLACFTGGMLALGGKLVQNDTHLQKGEQLMDGCVWAYKSMPLGIMPEVFHVLPCDSTDHCPWDEEKWKLAVVEEAGWGLSDNKENDLHKANRIINHKRLPQGFVSIPDARYILRPEAIESVFLLYRMTGRRDLPDSAWAMFQAIDSNTRTELANSALLDVTVKGGKPPMIHSMESFWLGETLKYFYLMFSEPDLINLDNFVFNTEAHPFKRLIP, encoded by the coding sequence ATGCCGCCCCTTGCTCGGCGGTGGGGAGCGGCACTGCTCATTGCTTGTGTCACTTGCTTCATGCTTTTTACTTCGCACCGCAACCTCGAGTTGGCCAGGCTcaacttctcctcctcttcctcctcctccgctgaTGCAGGGCCGGACTCGGACTGGGGGTCAACCCCGGTATCTATACGGGATAGGCTGCAGAAACCTCCCCAGTACCCCGTCACCAAGATGAGACAGCTGCCGACAGGGCCCCCTTCGAGACTGCCCACAGTACAGACCACCTTCGGCCCGGAGTCTGACAATGACCGAAAGGTACGCCTCGAGAGACAAGCTGCCGTCAAAGATGCCTTTCTTCGCTGCTGGAGCTCGTATCGCACCAAGGCATGGATGAGTGACGAGCTGGAGCCAGTTAACGGCGGCCGTAAGGATACCTTTGGAGGATGGGGAGCAACACTGGTTGATAGCCTTGACACGCTATGGATCATGGGTTTGAAGGATCAGTTCTACGAGGCCGTTGCTGCGGCAGCCAACATCAGCTTCGAGACCACCTCCCGAGCCGAAATCAACGTCTTCGAGACAAATATCCGGTATCTAGGCGGCTTCCTCGCCGCATACGACCTCAGCGGGGACAAGAGGTTGCTGcaaaaggccaaggaggtggGTGAGGTCTTGTACCTGGCCTTCGACACTCCCAACAGGATGCCCCAGACGAGATGGAATTTCCATGACGCTTCCCGTGGAGAGCGACAAGTCGCCCATGATGCTGTCCTCCTTGCCGAGATTGGGTCCTTCTCTCTCGAGTTCATTCGTCTCTCCATGTTGACGGGTGATCCCAAGTGGTTTGATGCTGTGCAAAATATCATGGAGGCTCTCCAgaaacaacagcaaaagaCACGCCTTCCCGGCATGTGGCCTGTCGTAGTCGATGCAAGACGGATGGACTTTGGCAGACACAACCATTACACGCTAGGTGCAATGGCCGACTCGCTCTACGAATATCTCCCCAAGACTCATGCCCTTGTCGGCGGCTTGCTCCCCATGTACGCCGACATGTACAATGCAGCTATGGATACGGCCATTCGCTACAACCTCTTCCGTCCTATGGTGCCTGATCAGAAGAACATTCTAATGGCGGGCATGGTCCTGGTCGGGTCAGAAAATGGAAAGAGAGTGACACAGCTGCGTCCAGAAGGCCAACATCTCGCTTGTTTTACCGGCGGAATGCTTGCTCTCGGAGGCAAACTCGTTCAAAATGACACCCATCTCCAAAAGGGAGAGCAGCTCATGGACGGGTGCGTGTGGGCGTACAAATCCATGCCCTTGGGTATAATGCCCGAGGTCTTCCACGTGCTGCCCTGTGACTCGACCGATCACTGTCCGTGGGATGAGGAAAAATGGAAGTTGGCCGTCGTTGAAGAGGCTGGCTGGGGGCTGTCCGATAACAAAGAAAATGATTTGCATAAGGCGAATAGAATCATTAACCACAAAAGGCTACCTCAAGGTTTCGTCTCGATTCCAGACGCGCGCTATATCCTTCGCCCCGAGGCCATCGAGAGCGTCTTTCTCCTTTACCGCATGACGGGTCGCCGTGACCTTCCAGACTCAGCCTGGGCCATGTTTCAGGCCATTGACTCCAACACCAGGACCGAACTGGCCAACTCGGCGCTGCTCGACGTTACCGTAAAGGGGGGCAAACCACCCATGATCCATTCCATGGAGAGCTTCTGGCTGGGGGAGACACTCAAGTACTTCTATCTCATGTTCAGCGAGCCGGATCTCATCAACCTCGATAACTTCGTCTTCAACACAGAGGCACATCCATTCAAGCGCCTCATTCCGTGA
- a CDS encoding dienelactone hydrolase, with the protein MSSSSSSAQPELPSGISRCCLTGFRWSGTPTGTALPAGSIPGTTNAVYKTGTNPRVAILIIHDIFGWTFPNVRLLADHYAAEANATVFVPDFFGGFVCPPELVLEERWGEIDIARFMKENAREVREPEIFAFAKALKSAEGGGFEKVGAVGYCYGGWAIFRLAAAEHEEGSGDSEGHGKKLVDAVTTGHPTFVTKEDIERVSKNVPVQVLAPEFDQRYTEELKTHTFVTLQKLGVPFEYSHFPGVHHGCFIRGDERKEGEREAMVRGKNAAVAWMKQWLHSN; encoded by the coding sequence atgtcctcctcctcttcctccgcacAGCCTGAACTGCCCTCCGGCATCAGCCGCTGCTGCCTCACCGGCTTCCGCTGGTCCGGCACGCCCACAGGCACCGCCCTCCCTGCAGGTTCCATCCCAGGCACCACCAACGCCGTCTACAAAACGGGCACGAACCCGCGCGTCGCCATCCTGATCATCCACGACATCTTCGGCTGGACTTTCCCCAACGTCCGCCTGCTGGCCGACCACTACGCCGCCGAAGCGAACGCCACCGTCTTCGTCCCGGACTTCTTCGGCGGCTTTGTCTGTCCGCCCGAGTTAGTGCTGGAGGAGCGCTGGGGGGAGATCGACATTGCGCGCTTCATGAAAGAGAATGCGCGCGAGGTGCGCGAGCCTGAAATCTTTGCGTTTGCGAAGGCGTTGAAGAGTGCGGAGGGGGGCGGGTTTGAGAAGGTCGGGGCCGTGGGGTACTGTTATGGTGGGTGGGCGATTTTCAggttggctgctgctgagcaTGAGGAGGGTTCTGGGGATTCTGAGGGGCACGGCAAGAAGTTGGTGGACGCGGTGACGACTGGTCATCCTACCTTTGTGACGAAGGAAGATATTGAGAGGGTTTCAAAGAACGTGCCGGTGCAGGTGTTGGCTCCGGAGTTTGATCAAAGGTATACGGAGGAGTTGAAGACGCATACGTTTGTGACGCTGCAGAAGCTGGGAGTGCCATTTGAGTATTCGCATTTTCCGGGGGTGCATCACGGTTGTTTCATCAGGGGCgatgagaggaaggagggcgaGAGGGAGGCAATGGTTAGGGGCAAAAATGCAGCGGTTGCGTGGATGAAGCAGTGGTTGCATAGTAACTGA
- a CDS encoding ammonium transporter MEP2, translated as MSSGPVETYEGVAGVANNGGNPLLEDLNRYYSAGDFGWIMTCTALVLLMVPGVGFFYSGLARRKSALALIWLSLMSIAIVGFQWFFWGYSLAFSHTGSAYIGNLSNFGLMKTLAQPSVGSGKIPDLLFCLYQGMFAAITPALAIGACADRGRMLPALVFMFIWTTIVYDPIAYWTWNGNGWSFKMGGLDFAGGTPVHISSGAAALAYSLMLGKRNGYNKVNGLPYRPHNVTHVVLGTVFLWVGWFGFNGGSALAANLRAVMACIVTHIAACVGGLTWVLLDYRLERKWSTVGFCSGAIAGLVAITPAAGYVPPWSAFIFGVVGGISCNFATKLKFLLGIDEALDVFAEHGVGGIVGNLLTGIFAADYIAALDGVSIGDSAIAGGWVNHHYIQLAYQLADSVAGFSYSFVMTCVILFLLNLVPGLSLRVDHHQEDIGLDDDQLGEFAYDYVEVTRSLDVIPGLTAPNSTAGSISGRDPEKQV; from the exons ATGTCGTCCGGCCCCGTTGAAACGTACGAGGGGGTTGCCGGCGTCGCCAACAATGGAGGCAACCCCCTTCTCGAAGACCTCAACCGATATTATTCT GCCGGAGATTTCGGATGGATCATGACATGTACAGCCCTCGTGCTGCTCATGGTTCCCGGTGTCGGTTTCTTCTACAGCGGTCTTGCACGAAGAAAGTCAGCCTTGGCCCTCATCTGGCTTTCCCTCATGTCGATAGCCATCGTAGGGTTTCAATGGTTCTTCTGGGGTTACTCGCTTGCCTTCTCCCACACCGGAAGCGCCTACATCGGCAACCTCTCCAACTTTGGTCTCATGAAGACCCTCGCCCAGCCAAGCGTTGGCAGCGGCAAGATCCCCGACCTTCTTTTCTGCCTCTATCAGGGCATGTTCGCTGCCATCAC TCCCGCGCTCGCTATTGGCGCGTGCGCTGATCGCGGCCGTATGCTTCCCGCTCTGGTCTTCATGTTCATCTGGACCACCATCGTCTACGACCCCATCGCCTACTGGACCTGGAACGGCAATGGTTGGTCCTTCAAGATGGGCGGTCTCGACTTTGCGGGCGGCACGCCCGTGCACATCAGCTCCGGAGCCGCCGCCCTCGCCTACTCGCTCATGCTCGGCAAGCGCAACGGCTACAACAAGGTCAACGGTCTGCCCTATCGCCCCCACAATGTCACCCACGTCGTTCTAGGCACCGTATTCCTCTGGGTCGGCTGGTTCGGTTTTAACGGCGGTAGCGCCCTGGCCGCCAACCTCCGCGCCGTCATGGCCTGCATCGTCACTCACATTGCTGCTTGCGTCGGTGGCTTGACTTGGGTCTTGCTCGATTACCGGCTGGAGAGGAAGTGGAGCACCGTCGGCTTCTGCTCCGGTGCCATTGCTGGTCTTGTCGCCATCACCCCTGCTGCGGGTTACGTCCCTCCCTGGTCGGCTTTCATCTTTGGTGTTGTCGGCGGTATCAGCTGCAACTTTGCTACTAAGCTCAAGTTCCTTCTGGGTATTGATGAGGCACTCGATGTGTTTGCTGAGCACGGTGTTGGAGGTATTGTCGGCAACTTGTTGACTGGTATCTTTGCTGC TGACTACATTGCCGCTCTCGACGGTGTCTCCATCGGCGACTCAGCCATCGCCGGCGGCTGGGTTAACCACCACTACATCCAGCTCGCCTACCAGCTTGCCGACAGCGTCGCCGGCTTCTCTTACTCCTTCGTCATGACCTgcgtcatcctcttccttctcaacctcGTTCCCGGCCTCTCTCTTCGTGTCGACCACCACCAGGAGGACATTGgcctcgacgacgaccagCTTGGCGAATTCGCATACGATTATGTGGAGGTCACTCGCAGCTTGGATGTTATTCCTGGATTAACTGCCCCCAACAGCACAGCTGGTAGCATCAGCGGGAGGGACCCTGAGAAGCAGGTCTAA
- the lao gene encoding l-amino acid oxidase — translation MKWSAAAGAALLALPANSAVTASLPLKLETRSSLNSRLSNIHVERSASVEGAISYTYGSCQAKREEEAHHSISQPTDAHHDRLVWVIPENVQSGGCISAWSRANGRLVGRSRPQSFDFKSIKMRRDLKARATKPSDSVAIHMTTDNGINPWGPWFDGVKLLEDKEISTVDVEKAKSKNIAIVGAGMSGLMTYLCLTQAGMTNVSIIEGGNRLGGRVHTEYLSGGPFDYSYQEMGPMRFPNTITLGNETYNVSDHQLVFQLAEEMNSLNGHSKNLSVDFIPWYQSNSNGLYYYDGIKNPETGLPPTLAELAANSSLALTRVSNNSTKSLSQKVDAFLPDTDKFFAEMAQNMFKAHADWLSGGLAGLPGDQWSEFGFMVNYLRGSLNDTAFLSASAHSYWDTLYEGMYFSASTWKTIDGGLNRLPLSFHPLVDNATTLNRRVERVAFDAETQKVTLHSRNSYKDSFESSEHDYAVIAAPFSIVKKWRFSPALDLTAPTLANAIQNLEYTSACKVALEFRTRFWEHLPQPIYGSCSTTSDIPGIGSICYPSYNINGTDGPASILASYISGADWGDRWVSTPEEEHVQYVLNAMAEIHGEELVKEQYTGQFNRRCWALDPLESASWASPTVGQHELYLPEYFQTRNNLVFVGEHTSYTHAWIASALESGIRGSVQLLLELGLVDEAKATVDKWMARWIDV, via the coding sequence ATGAAGTGGTCTGCTGCCGCGGGTGCGGCACTGCTCGCCCTACCGGCCAACTCTGCAGTCACCGCATCTCTTCCTCTCAAGCTCGAGACTCGGTCGTCACTCAACTCCCGTCTTTCCAACATCCATGTTGAGCGTTCAGCATCAGTGGAGGGTGCCATCAGCTACACCTACGGTTCATGCCAAGCCAAgcgtgaagaagaagctcatCACTCCATCAGCCAGCCCACCGACGCTCACCACGACCGTCTTGTCTGGGTAATTCCCGAAAATGTGCAGTCCGGTGGCTGTATCTCAGCCTGGAGCCGCGCCAACGGCCGTCTTGTCGGTCGCAGCAGGCCTCAGTCCTTTGACTTCAAGTCTATCAAGATGCGCCGTGACCTCAAGGCCCGCGCTACAAAGCCATCAGACTCCGTCGCCATTCATATGACTACGGACAACGGCATCAACCCATGGGGACCCTGGTTCGACGGTGTCAAGCTACTTGAGGACAAGGAGATTTCCACCGTTGATgttgagaaggccaagagcAAGAACATCGCCATTGTTGGCGCCGGCATGTCCGGTCTCATGACCTACCTCTGCTTGACACAGGCTGGCATGACCAATGTCAGTATCATCGAGGGTGGCAACCGGCTCGGTGGCCGTGTGCACACCGAGTACCTTTCCGGCGGGCCCTTCGACTACAGCTACCAGGAGATGGGGCCCATGCGTTTCCCCAACACCATCACGCTCGGCAATGAGACGTACAACGTCAGCGACCACCAGCTCGTCTTCCAGCTGGCCGAGGAGATGAACAGCCTCAACGGCCACTCCAAGAACCTGAGCGTTGACTTCATCCCCTGGTACCAGTCCAACTCTAACGGCCTCTACTACTACGACGGCATCAAGAACCCCGAGACCGGTCTACCGCCCACCCTCGCCGAGCTCGCCGCCAACTCGTCGCTGGCGCTCACCCGCGTCTCCAACAACTCCACCAAGTCACTGAGTCAAAAAGTTGACGCATTCCTCCCCGACACCGACAAGTTCTTCGCCGAGATGGCGCAGAACATGTTCAAAGCGCACGCCGACTGGTTGAGTGGCGGCCTAGCCGGTTTGCCCGGCGACCAATGGAGCGAGTTCGGCTTCATGGTGAACTACCTGCGCGGGTCGCTCAACGACACAGCCTTTCTAAGCGCCAGCGCTCACTCGTACTGGGACACGCTGTACGAAGGGATGTACTTTTCCGCGTCGACGTGGAAGACCATCGACGGCGGTCTCAACCGGTTGCCTCTCTCCTTCCACCCGCTCGTCGACAATGCCACCACCTTGAACCGCCGCGTGGAGCGCGTCGCATTTGATGCCGAAACCCAAAAAGTCACGCTCCACAGCCGCAACAGCTACAAAGACTCGTTCGAGTCTTCCGAGCATGACTACGCCGTCATTGCCGCCCCCTTTTCCATCGTCAAGAAATGGCGTTTCTCGCCCGCCTTGGACCTGACAGCGCCCACCTTGGCCAACGCCATCCAAAACCTCGAGTACACATCCGCCTGCAAGGTCGCGCTCGAGTTCCGCACCCGTTTCTGGGAACACTTGCCTCAACCCATCTACGGGTCGTGCTCCACCACTTCCGACATTCCCGGCATCGGATCCATCTGCTACCCCTCTTACAACATCAACGGCACCGATGGCCCCGCCTCCATCCTCGCCTCGTACATCTCGGGAGCAGACTGGGGTGACCGCTGGGTGTCGACTCCGGAAGAAGAACACGTGCAGTACGTGCTCAACGCCATGGCGGAGATCCACGGCGAAGAGCTGGTCAAGGAGCAGTACACGGGCCAATTCAACAGGCGCTGCTGGGCGCTGGACCCCCTGGAGAGCGCGTCGTGGGCGAGTCCGACGGTGGGACAGCATGAACTGTATCTACCAGAGTACTTCCAGACGAGAAACAATTTGGTGTTTGTGGGCGAGCATACGAGTTATACGCATGCGTGGATTGCATCGGCGTTGGAGAGCGGGATTAGAGGCAGTGTGCAGCTGTTGTtggagttggggttggtggatGAGGCAAAGGCGACGGTGGATAAGTGGATGGCTAGGTGGATTGATGTTTGA